A window of the Heptranchias perlo isolate sHepPer1 chromosome 37, sHepPer1.hap1, whole genome shotgun sequence genome harbors these coding sequences:
- the LOC137304343 gene encoding uridine-cytidine kinase 2-A-like: MSAMMAGDAAVERKMPHRPFLIAVSGGTASGKSSVCQKIVELLGQNKVDQHQKQVVILSQDSFYKVLTADQKAKASKGQYNFDHPDAFDNELILRTLNDIVNGRTVPIPVYDFVKHSRKEEMAMVYPADVLLFEGILVFYSQEIRDLFQMKLFVDTDADTRLSRRVLRDINERGRDLEQILTQYTTFVKPAFEEFCLPTKKYADVIIPRGVENLVAINLIVQHIQDILTGGLTKRNGCVNGHTTPRTRHSSESSTRPH; the protein is encoded by the exons ATGTCGGCGATGATGGCGGGAGACGCGGCCGTGGAGAGAAAGATGCCGCACCGGCCTTTCCTCATCGCCGTTAGCGGCGGCACCGCCAGCGGTAAA TCCTCAGTGTGTCAGAAAATCGTTGAGCTGCTGGGACAGAATAAAGTGGACCAACACCAGAAACAGGTGGTGATCCTGAGCCAGGACAGTTTCTACAAGGTACTAACCGCAGATCAGAAAGCCAAGGCCAGTAAAGGACAGTATAACTTCGATCATCCAG ATGCCTTTGACAACGAGCTGATTCTTCGGACGCTGAACGATATCGTCAATGGCCGAACGGTCCCGATTCCTGTCTATGATTTTGTTAAACATTCACG GAAGGAGGAGATGGCCATGGTTTATCCTGCAGATGTGCTCCTCTTTGAGGGGATCCTGGTTTTCTATTCCCAGGAGATCAGGGATTTGTTCCAGATGAAACTTTTCGTGGATACAGATGCTGATACCAGGCTTTCCCGAAGAG tACTGAGAGACATCAACGAGAGGGGGAGGGACCTGGAGCAGATTCTGACACAGTACACCACCTTTGTAAAACCAGCTTTTGAGGAGTTCTGCCTTCCG ACCAAAAAATATGCTGATGTCATCATCCCCAGAGGGGTGGAAAACCTGG TTGCCATTAACCTGATTGTGCAGCATATTCAGGATATCCTGACTGGTGGTCTCACTAAACGCAACGGCTGTGTGAATGGACACACGACGCCACGCACTCGACACAGCTCGGAGTCCAGCACCCGCCCTCATTAA